One Gemmatimonadota bacterium DNA window includes the following coding sequences:
- a CDS encoding fumarylacetoacetate hydrolase family protein, whose product MSYICTAQTRWIPKKGSSLTLFFQEETFMKLVLYNDFQLGVLQGDTVVPVGNSVADLGHHNAQEMMQMIITDWDAIQSRIESAIEGGNGIALDTVTLQSPLPRPGQLMCAAGNYIEPSHPERELFNGFLKANTSVMPTGSTVELPDAEASVFHFEPELALVIGKRASHLSQADALDHVFGYTQFIDVSARGLPGGFFLGKSWHTFAPLGPALVTADEVSNPNDLSVKLWVNNALKHDFSTGDMARHIPELLEEITSVITLEPGDVVATGTHHEALSPIQDGFVVRLEIEGFGSHLEVSVHDSLKRRW is encoded by the coding sequence ATGTCTTATATTTGCACAGCTCAAACGAGATGGATTCCCAAAAAAGGATCTTCATTAACATTATTTTTTCAGGAGGAAACTTTCATGAAACTCGTACTCTACAATGATTTTCAACTGGGTGTTTTGCAAGGCGATACAGTCGTCCCAGTTGGTAATTCGGTCGCAGATCTGGGGCATCACAACGCTCAAGAAATGATGCAGATGATCATTACTGATTGGGATGCCATACAATCCAGAATCGAAAGCGCCATAGAAGGTGGGAATGGTATCGCCCTCGATACAGTGACTTTGCAATCGCCCCTGCCCCGCCCCGGCCAACTCATGTGTGCAGCCGGCAATTATATCGAGCCGAGCCACCCCGAGCGTGAGCTGTTCAATGGCTTTCTAAAGGCCAACACCAGCGTAATGCCTACCGGCAGCACGGTTGAACTCCCGGACGCCGAAGCAAGTGTTTTCCATTTTGAGCCAGAGTTGGCTCTGGTGATCGGCAAGAGAGCCAGCCACCTCTCGCAAGCCGATGCGCTGGACCATGTCTTTGGTTACACACAGTTCATAGATGTTTCAGCTCGCGGATTGCCTGGAGGCTTCTTCCTGGGAAAAAGCTGGCACACATTTGCTCCCTTGGGGCCGGCTCTGGTGACTGCCGATGAGGTATCAAATCCAAATGATCTTTCAGTGAAGCTATGGGTCAACAACGCCCTCAAACACGACTTTTCTACAGGCGATATGGCCCGCCACATTCCCGAGTTGCTGGAGGAAATCACCAGCGTCATCACCCTTGAACCAGGGGATGTCGTAGCAACCGGCACCCATCACGAAGCCCTGTCACCAATTCAGGATGGGTTCGTGGTCCGGTTGGAGATCGAAGGATTCGGTTCTCACCTGGAGGTCAGTGTCCACGATTCGCTGAAGAGGCGTTGGTAA